One Diospyros lotus cultivar Yz01 chromosome 1, ASM1463336v1, whole genome shotgun sequence genomic window carries:
- the LOC127812568 gene encoding protein CENTRORADIALIS: MSDPLVTGRVIGDVIDNFSETVKMSVTYNSNKQVFNGHELFPSSVTLKPRVEVHGGDMRSFFTLIMTDPDVPNPSDPYLREHLHWMVTDIPGTTDSSFGTEVVNYETPRPNIGIHRFVFVLFKQNRRLQAAVNSSVLEASRDGFSTRKFAQDNELGLPVAAVFFNAQRETAARRR; this comes from the exons ATGTCAGACCCTCTTGTGACTGGGAGAGTGATAGGAGACGTTATAGATAATTTCTCTGAAACAGTGAAAATGAGTGTCACTTACAACTCCAATAAGCAGGTCTTCAATGGCCATGAGCTGTTTCCTTCCTCAGTCACCCTTAAGCCTAGGGTTGAAGTCCATGGAGGTGACATGAGGTCCTTCTTTACTCTG ATTATGACTGATCCAGATGTTCCTAATCCCAGTGATCCATACCTGAGGGAGCACCTTCACTG GATGGTCACAGACATCCCAGGCACAACAGATTCCTCCTTTG GGACAGAGGTGGTGAACTATGAGACACCAAGGCCGAACATAGGGATCCACAGGTTTGTGTTCGTTCTCTTCAAGCAGAACCGCAGGCTGCAGGCGGCAGTGAATTCGTCAGtgcttgaagcttcaagggaTGGGTTCAGCACCAGAAAGTTTGCACAAGACAATGAGCTGGGCCTGCCTGTTGCTGCTGTCTTCTTCAATGCCCAAAGGGAAACTGCAGCCAGGAGGCGTTGA